From Amycolatopsis sp. cg9, one genomic window encodes:
- the mihF gene encoding integration host factor, actinobacterial type: MALPQLTEEQRAAALEKAAAARRIRAELKERLKRGGTTLVDVLKQAEENEVLGKMKVSALLEALPGVGKVRAQQTMERLEIAPSRRLRGLGDRQRKALLAEFSGE, encoded by the coding sequence GTGGCACTTCCCCAGCTGACAGAGGAACAGCGCGCTGCGGCGCTGGAGAAGGCCGCCGCCGCTCGCCGCATCCGTGCTGAGCTGAAGGAGCGGCTGAAGCGGGGCGGTACCACTCTGGTCGACGTGCTGAAGCAGGCCGAGGAGAACGAAGTCCTCGGCAAGATGAAGGTTTCGGCTCTGCTCGAGGCCCTTCCGGGCGTCGGCAAGGTCCGCGCGCAGCAGACCATGGAACGACTGGAGATCGCCCCCAGCCGTCGCCTCCGCGGCCTCGGCGACCGGCAGCGCAAGGCGCTGCTGGCCGAGTTCAGCGGCGAGTGA